A stretch of Halomonas elongata DSM 2581 DNA encodes these proteins:
- a CDS encoding sigma-54-dependent transcriptional regulator, which produces MHDNADVPVMIIDDEAHLRITAGQTLELAGYTPRPFESAEAALAELETDFAGVVVSDIRMPGMDGMALLREVRRRDPDLPVILITGHGDISTAVEAMREGAWDFLEKPFAGERLVEMVRRGSEKRRLSLENRALKAELEAQQSAPGPRLVGRTPVIQRLAAMVQRISRVEADVLLFGETGTGKDLVARAIHERSPRGGRPFVAINCGAVPESTIESELFGHEKGAFTGALERRIGKFEHAGGGTVFLDEIESMPLALQVKLLRVLQERTIERLGSNQPVPLDIRVIAATKIDLKAAAEAGEFREDLYYRLNVVTLPIPPLRERREDIPLLFQHFAAVAASRSSMEAPPLDAAGISALLAHDWPGNARELRNLAERYVLLGVTCDYRLDMLMEGVDNNGAELSLPEQVELFEKQLISQALARHHGHVTDVCEHLGLPRKTLYDKLKRHNLKAEHYRHSADP; this is translated from the coding sequence ATGCATGACAACGCGGATGTCCCGGTGATGATCATCGACGACGAGGCCCACCTGCGCATCACCGCGGGCCAGACGCTGGAACTTGCCGGCTACACGCCCCGTCCGTTCGAAAGTGCCGAGGCCGCCCTGGCAGAACTCGAGACCGATTTTGCCGGTGTCGTGGTCAGTGACATCCGCATGCCGGGCATGGACGGCATGGCCCTGCTGCGCGAGGTCCGCCGACGCGATCCGGACCTGCCGGTGATCCTGATCACCGGTCACGGCGACATTTCCACCGCCGTGGAAGCCATGCGCGAGGGCGCCTGGGACTTTCTGGAAAAGCCCTTCGCCGGCGAGCGCCTGGTCGAAATGGTACGGCGCGGCAGCGAAAAACGTCGTCTCAGCCTGGAAAACCGCGCCCTCAAGGCCGAACTGGAAGCGCAACAGTCGGCCCCCGGGCCCCGGCTCGTCGGCCGCACCCCGGTGATCCAGCGTCTGGCCGCCATGGTCCAGCGCATCAGCCGCGTCGAGGCCGACGTGCTGCTGTTCGGCGAGACCGGCACCGGCAAGGACCTGGTGGCCCGGGCGATCCACGAACGCAGCCCACGCGGCGGCCGCCCCTTCGTTGCCATCAACTGCGGAGCGGTGCCGGAGAGCACCATCGAGTCGGAGCTGTTCGGTCACGAGAAAGGCGCCTTTACCGGTGCTCTCGAGCGGCGCATCGGCAAGTTCGAACACGCCGGCGGCGGCACCGTCTTCCTCGACGAAATCGAGTCGATGCCGCTGGCCCTTCAGGTCAAGCTGCTGCGCGTCCTGCAGGAACGCACCATCGAACGCCTCGGCTCCAACCAGCCCGTGCCGCTGGACATCCGGGTCATCGCGGCCACCAAGATCGATCTCAAGGCCGCTGCCGAGGCCGGCGAATTCCGCGAGGACCTCTACTACCGGCTCAATGTGGTGACCCTGCCGATCCCGCCGCTACGCGAACGCCGCGAGGACATCCCGCTACTGTTCCAGCACTTCGCCGCCGTGGCCGCCAGCCGCAGCAGCATGGAGGCCCCGCCCCTCGACGCAGCGGGCATCTCGGCACTGCTCGCCCATGACTGGCCCGGCAACGCCCGGGAGCTGCGCAACCTCGCCGAGCGTTATGTGCTGCTCGGCGTGACGTGCGATTATCGTCTCGACATGCTGATGGAAGGCGTGGACAACAACGGTGCCGAGCTATCCCTGCCCGAACAGGTCGAACTCTTCGAGAAACAGCTGATCAGCCAGGCCCTGGCCCGTCATCACGGCCATGTCACCGACGTCTGCGAACACCTGGGACTGCCCCGCAAGACGCTCTACGACAAGCTGAAACGGCACAACCTGAAGGCCGAGCACTATCGCCACAGCGCCGATCCCTGA
- a CDS encoding sensor histidine kinase, producing the protein MVGSHRLTRRQRALRGLFAGLGLAGLALCMWQTAQVAREQALQDLRHDAENELRLSAAGLVGHLSRHDYLPELLASREMVKRFLSSPDSQNAMPLNLLLDRFRATAGVSDIYLLDHQANTLAASNWHRPNTFIGENYHYRRYYQEAIQGRRGHFYGLGVQSMTRGYYFSAPVWLDETAPNATPDGVMVLKVTLDAVEQSWAEQDAELLVTDRDGIVFMASQPELRLTAMTPLSDDEREALHDSRRYADEPLPHAGIQELERRDSRTRLVDFSSGPLQGQRYLSLTRAMPDFEWDMQILKPLTPVVNAQWISALLAGGFYGLVALGGGIGWQRLRLRRERERFAERERRTLARVRDELERNVAKRTHDLVTTNQRLSDEIEERRRAEDSLRETRDELVQAAKLAVLGQLAAGINHELNQPLSAIRAYAENARAFIERGRAETADANLEQIIELTERMSEISAQLRQFSRKSGDTLTAVSVPSCFDYALRLFQARLNELGVTVERHWQAEDIWVRADPVRLEQVLVNLIGNALQAMADTATPHLVLTIDSTPEQVQIRVADSGPGIAEPQLSRVFEPFFTTKSAGSGLGLGLSISGRIIDDLGGRIEADNAPGGGAMFTITLPRAPGPEARRATEEPSTHA; encoded by the coding sequence ATGGTTGGCAGCCATCGCCTGACACGTCGCCAGCGCGCCTTGCGCGGCCTGTTCGCGGGCCTGGGGCTGGCAGGCCTCGCCCTGTGCATGTGGCAGACCGCCCAGGTCGCCCGGGAGCAGGCTCTGCAGGACCTGCGTCACGACGCTGAAAACGAGCTGCGGCTCTCGGCCGCCGGCCTGGTCGGCCACCTGTCGCGCCATGACTACCTGCCGGAGCTGCTGGCCTCGCGGGAAATGGTCAAGCGCTTTTTGTCCTCGCCGGACAGCCAGAACGCCATGCCGCTCAACCTGTTGTTGGACCGCTTCCGCGCTACCGCCGGGGTATCCGACATCTACCTTCTCGACCATCAGGCCAACACCCTGGCCGCCAGCAACTGGCACCGCCCCAACACCTTCATCGGCGAGAACTACCACTATCGGCGCTACTACCAGGAAGCCATCCAGGGGCGCCGTGGCCACTTCTATGGCCTGGGCGTCCAATCGATGACACGGGGCTACTACTTCTCGGCACCGGTCTGGCTGGACGAAACCGCGCCGAATGCCACCCCGGACGGCGTCATGGTACTCAAGGTCACACTCGATGCCGTGGAGCAGAGCTGGGCCGAACAGGATGCCGAGCTGCTGGTCACCGACCGCGACGGTATCGTCTTCATGGCCAGCCAGCCGGAACTGCGCCTGACCGCCATGACTCCGCTCAGCGACGACGAGCGCGAGGCACTGCACGACTCGCGGCGTTATGCCGACGAACCGCTCCCGCACGCCGGCATTCAAGAGCTCGAGCGGCGCGACTCACGCACCCGCCTGGTCGACTTTTCCTCCGGCCCACTCCAGGGCCAGCGCTATCTCAGCCTGACCCGCGCCATGCCTGACTTCGAGTGGGACATGCAGATCCTCAAGCCACTGACGCCGGTGGTGAATGCCCAGTGGATATCGGCCCTGCTGGCCGGAGGCTTCTATGGCCTGGTCGCGCTGGGCGGCGGCATCGGCTGGCAGCGCCTGCGGCTGCGCCGGGAGCGCGAACGCTTCGCCGAACGCGAACGCCGCACCCTGGCCCGGGTCCGCGACGAGCTCGAACGCAACGTGGCCAAGCGTACCCACGATCTGGTGACCACCAATCAGCGCCTATCCGACGAGATCGAGGAACGCCGCCGCGCCGAGGACAGCCTGCGCGAGACCCGCGACGAACTGGTACAGGCCGCCAAGCTCGCCGTGCTCGGCCAACTGGCCGCCGGCATCAACCATGAGCTCAACCAACCCCTGTCGGCGATACGCGCCTATGCCGAGAACGCCCGCGCCTTCATCGAGCGCGGACGTGCCGAGACCGCCGACGCCAATCTCGAGCAGATCATCGAACTCACCGAGCGCATGTCCGAGATCAGCGCCCAGCTACGGCAGTTCTCGCGCAAGAGCGGCGACACCCTCACCGCCGTCTCGGTGCCTTCCTGCTTCGACTATGCATTGCGGCTGTTCCAGGCGCGCCTCAACGAACTCGGCGTCACGGTGGAACGCCACTGGCAAGCAGAAGACATCTGGGTACGCGCCGATCCGGTGCGCCTCGAACAGGTCCTGGTCAACCTGATCGGCAATGCCCTCCAGGCCATGGCGGATACCGCCACCCCGCACCTGGTGCTGACCATCGACTCGACACCGGAACAGGTGCAGATTCGTGTGGCCGACAGCGGCCCCGGCATTGCCGAACCGCAGTTATCACGCGTCTTCGAACCCTTCTTCACCACCAAGTCCGCTGGCAGCGGCCTGGGGCTGGGCCTCTCCATCTCGGGTCGCATCATCGACGACCTGGGCGGCCGGATCGAGGCCGACAATGCCCCTGGCGGCGGCGCCATGTTCACCATTACCCTGCCACGCGCCCCCGGGCCGGAGGCCCGCCGAGCGACCGAGGAGCCATCGACTCATGCATGA
- a CDS encoding FCD domain-containing protein, with protein MSYQPVRQPRLADVITERLEGLILEGSLKPGQRLPPERELAERFGVSRPSVREAIQKLAARGLLASRQGGGTFITEALHNGYGDPLLDMLSRHSEFHLDLLEFRDAMESLSAYYAALRSTPTDRAMLLERFEELEACFAKRDPASEAKADAAFHLAIAEAAHNVMLLHTIRGIFHQLERSIVDNLGHLLDKPDARQQLMAQHRALLDAILEGRAEDARTRSHEHLVYVEEGLLEVARAETRAQRSLRRAQAMPTAPS; from the coding sequence ATGTCCTATCAACCCGTCCGCCAGCCCCGCCTCGCCGACGTCATCACCGAGCGACTCGAAGGCCTCATCCTCGAAGGTAGCCTGAAACCCGGCCAGCGACTGCCTCCGGAACGCGAACTCGCCGAACGCTTCGGCGTGTCACGCCCTTCCGTGCGCGAGGCGATCCAGAAACTCGCCGCTCGCGGGCTACTGGCCAGCCGCCAGGGCGGCGGCACCTTCATTACCGAAGCCCTCCATAATGGCTACGGCGATCCGCTGCTCGACATGCTGTCCCGTCACAGTGAATTCCATCTGGACCTGCTGGAGTTCCGCGATGCCATGGAGAGCCTCTCAGCGTACTACGCCGCCCTGCGCTCCACGCCCACGGACAGGGCAATGCTGCTCGAGCGCTTCGAGGAACTCGAGGCCTGCTTCGCCAAGCGCGACCCGGCTAGCGAGGCCAAGGCAGATGCCGCCTTCCACCTGGCCATCGCCGAGGCCGCCCATAACGTCATGCTGTTGCACACCATCCGAGGCATCTTCCACCAGCTCGAGCGCAGCATCGTCGACAACCTGGGCCATCTGCTCGACAAGCCCGATGCCCGGCAGCAATTGATGGCGCAGCACCGCGCCTTGCTGGATGCCATCCTCGAGGGGCGCGCCGAGGACGCCCGCACCCGTTCCCACGAGCACCTGGTATACGTGGAGGAAGGCTTGCTGGAAGTGGCCCGCGCCGAGACTCGAGCCCAGCGCTCACTGCGCCGGGCTCAGGCCATGCCGACGGCGCCGTCCTGA
- the lldD gene encoding FMN-dependent L-lactate dehydrogenase LldD, with product MIISAATDYRQAAKRRIPPFLFHYADGGAYAEHTLRRNVEDLADIALRQRVLRDMSTLSLETELFGESLAMPVALAPVGLTGMYARRGEVQAARAAASKGIPFTLSTVSVCPIDEVASAVDRPLWFQLYVLKDRGFMRHVLERAREAGIKTLVFTVDMPVPGARYRDAHSGMSGRHAAIRRMLQAVTHPSWAWDVGVHGRPHDLGNVSDYRGQPTELEDYIAWLGDNFDPSISWKDLEWIREFWDGPMIIKGILDPEDARDAVRFGADGIVVSNHGGRQLDGVPSTARALPAIADAVKDDLAILADSGVRSGLDVVRMIAMGADTVLLGRAFVYALATAGEAGVAHLLELFEKEMRVAMTLTGARSISDLGIDSLVAGSSRSES from the coding sequence ATGATCATTTCAGCTGCCACGGACTATCGCCAAGCCGCCAAGCGTCGTATTCCGCCCTTTCTCTTCCATTATGCCGACGGGGGCGCCTATGCTGAGCATACGCTGCGGCGCAACGTCGAGGATCTCGCCGACATTGCCTTGCGTCAGCGTGTGCTGAGGGATATGTCCACGCTGTCGCTGGAAACCGAGCTGTTTGGCGAATCTCTGGCGATGCCCGTTGCCCTGGCTCCCGTGGGGCTGACAGGAATGTATGCCAGGCGAGGTGAGGTGCAGGCAGCCAGGGCCGCCGCCAGCAAGGGCATACCATTCACCTTGTCCACGGTATCGGTATGCCCCATCGACGAGGTGGCCTCTGCAGTGGATCGTCCTCTCTGGTTTCAGCTCTATGTGCTGAAGGACAGAGGTTTCATGCGGCACGTCCTGGAGCGAGCCAGGGAGGCTGGTATAAAGACGCTCGTCTTCACGGTCGACATGCCCGTACCGGGCGCACGCTATCGTGATGCCCATTCCGGGATGAGCGGCCGGCATGCAGCGATTCGGCGCATGCTTCAGGCCGTGACCCATCCGTCCTGGGCCTGGGACGTGGGCGTTCATGGCCGCCCGCATGACCTTGGTAATGTATCGGATTACCGCGGTCAGCCGACGGAGCTCGAGGATTACATCGCCTGGCTCGGCGATAATTTCGATCCTTCCATCTCCTGGAAGGACCTGGAGTGGATTCGCGAGTTCTGGGATGGGCCGATGATCATCAAGGGAATACTCGACCCCGAGGATGCCCGTGATGCTGTCCGTTTCGGGGCGGATGGCATCGTTGTTTCCAACCATGGTGGCCGTCAGCTCGATGGAGTGCCCTCCACCGCGCGGGCCCTGCCTGCCATCGCCGACGCAGTGAAGGACGACCTGGCCATCCTGGCCGACTCCGGTGTGCGTAGTGGGCTGGATGTCGTGCGAATGATTGCCATGGGCGCCGATACCGTGTTGCTGGGGCGGGCCTTCGTCTATGCTCTCGCCACTGCCGGGGAGGCAGGCGTGGCCCATCTGCTCGAGCTGTTCGAAAAGGAGATGCGAGTCGCGATGACGCTCACCGGAGCGCGGAGCATCTCCGATCTTGGCATCGATTCGCTGGTTGCGGGCTCGAGTCGCAGCGAGAGTTGA